GACGACAGGGCCCCCGTGCTTGCCATCATTTTGGGAATGCTGATGCATACGGCTCTTGAAATCGTCGGAGTTTATGAGTACAGCCCCTGTAAACTTCTCTATAATCGACTCAAAAATCCGCCGCTTTACTCTCCCCCGCTTCAACGGTACAGGCCACCGCTTCATCGCTGGGTAGCGATCCAATTCCATTTGATTTTGTTCGATCTGCGTCGGACGATGATGGGTGCACGGGTTGATGTTTATGCGTATGAAAGCCGAGTAGCCATTCTGCGTCGGAAAGATGCCCAAtcaaaagatagagagagagagagagagcgagtaATTGGACAGTTAACcttttattcatatttattatttttaaaaaaaaatttattggtGGGCCGTACACTGTACACACATACGTGTGAGGACGTGAACCTTACAAAGCGCACATGGGCAAAACCCaataagaaagaagaagccaaGTATATCAAGCAACTGTTTATCGTATTCGTGTATTCGCGTTGTCTTGTCTGCACATCAAACAGTGCATCTAAACTAACTTACATGCTTCTCCTCAACATTCAAGAATACCCAACAATGGCTGTTGCTTGAGGAACAAGCAGCTACTGAATATAATGTGGTACCAAACACATTTTCtctgttatatatatatccctcACCATAAATGGAGTGGACTAAATTTATCTTACATAAAGGGATTACATGTGAAGGGGTATTATGAATAGGCTTGGGTGGGTTGTATTAGAAATTTTgggctttaaaaaaaaaaggaaaaaaaaaagacaccTTACTAAGGACCGTCCTTATtgttaataaatatatttttgaatgCAAGCGATAGTGATAGTGAATTACGGGGTGTGGTGGGGCTGATGCAAGTTCTAGAGACATTCTAAAGTTTTGCGAGGAGAAATTGCAAAAGCTATTATATATGGGAATTTGCCTAGCCCAACTGGTaagatagaaagaaagaaaaattgtgagGGAGAAGACCAATCTCGTGGGAGGCCAATAATCCCTGATATGGGCATTTGATTTGACAATTGGCAAACAGGTTTGTTGGTTTTACACCCTTTGGTTACATGAAAACTTTCAGTGTTGGGGGTTGGGGATGATTAATtacttattctttttttttctttgttacatTGCAGGAAATCAAACAATAGACATAGTATTAGTATTAGTAGTAAAATGAAAACGATTTTTATCAATTCTAAGTTCTCCATAGACATGAAATACAGAACGAGCCAACCACTTTGTTCTTCATTTGGGGTCAACAAAAAACGAAGGTCCAAATGCCACGTCAGTGGGTTCCCTAGTTGGAAAAATCTTGGTCTAGAGATAAACACCATCTGATTCTCGTCCATATCCGTACACGCAAGATAAGTCACCAGCAAGAGCAACCCACCACTCGCTCACCCCACCCCACCTGCAGAGTCTCTGCAAGCATGCAGATGCAGTGCAGCCAATAAAAACTCCACAGACACTACTATAATCTGAACACATACAATAGAGAAAACTACCAACCCAAAGttattgttaaatttaatACACACTTGAAGAatatagaaaaatttaaaaggaaTTAGAAAGCTCAAGAAAGTTCaataattttgacaaaataaaattttaagagATGATTATTGTAAAGTCTAGAAAAATCTTAATAAAAATCTTGTAATAaagtaataatattataaagtagtgagaagaagaagccaagtCCACGGACTTGGACAATGGCGGCAGCTTTAGTATATAAATAGATGTTGTTGTCTCTTGTACAAAGCCAAGAGAGTGAGAAGAGGCCAAATAGCCagcaaaaagagagagaataggcCAATAAGCCAAAAGGCCAATAAGCCTAGCAAATAGTTTCTTTCTAGTTGTTGAAGGCCAATAAGCCTACTCCTCTATAAAGCCTTGTACCTATCTAttgttgaataaataaaatcactttttTGTTCTCTAAAACCCAACAGTTATAATTAACGGTCATGTCCGAGTCGGTGAACCCTGCAgacatatttttatatatgagaaagaagaagtataGATATTTGGGAAgagatagaagaagaaaaaaagaaagggagagagaaaggaaaggaaataaaaaagaaagaggagagagagaagactgAACTTGgggagaggaagaaagaagggaaaaaaaatagatatcCAATCTGACGCGTTCAAATTATCCCACAGTCAAAAATAGAAATTCGTAATCACTCCGCATTATTTGACTTCGAAATGCAGAACTTCATGGTGCTGGCGCCCCTGCCTTCGTCTCTTCCTCCTTAACTTACCCAAGtcaaagaaaaccaacaaaagaCTTGAGTTAAAGGagttgaaaagaaacaaaagaaaagaaacacgtgttgttttgttgaaaattaTGATCAGCCCTATTATATACGCTCACACTCCTCTCATATCTTTCATCGATTTTCTGGGACGAGTTGATCACCATTATTAACTCAGTACGTGACAATGTCCAACTCCAGCGACTCTCCTTCCCCAACCCAACTCTCTCATCACACTCATCCCATTCGCACAACCAAAACGTCTTCGTCGTCTTCATTATCATGGCCCTCAGCTTTTCTTATCTTCTCAGTTCTGGGTCCACTGGCAATAGCTCTGCTCATCTACCAACTCGACTCGTTTGACCCAGCTCCTCTACCCCTCCACGAGTTGACTCAGCGAGTCGCGGTTGCTCCAACGCGTAATGCCCACATGCTCAAAGGGTCGGAGTTTGTGGGTGCTGGGGCTTTGGTGGCGCCCGAAGACGTGGCTTATGACTCAAAGTCGGGGCTGATATACACGGGTTGTGCTGACGGGTGGGTAAAGCGAGTCACGCTGAACGAGTCGGCTGCTGACTCAGTGGTGGAGAACTGGATTTTCACCGGTGGGAGGCCGCTTGGACTCGCTCACAGCCATGAGAATGAGGTCTTTGTGGCTGACGCAGAAAAGGTCAGCTCGATCCTAAATACCAGtgcatattaaaaaatttcacgTTTATTATTGGGTCAAAGTTCAAGTATACATGGATTCTTacccccaaaaacaaaaacagaaagtacCAATGAGAGTTGTTTCAGTTAGTAAGGTTTATGTACTGTGTAGCTCTATTAGTGTTTGAGTCTCACTATCATGCTAGCAATCTTAATTAGTATATgtaattttctatataaatttatatcgATAACAACTAATAGTTGGGTACTCATATAAATCCTTTCAGTTCGAGGTTTCAAATATATCTTGATTCTGATGGTGAAAGTAGTTAATTTCTCCCTCACTTTTcataaccaaaaataaaaacctacaAAAATTGGCCACCCTTGAATTATTAACTAAAATTAATCAATGCTCATGTTGGTTTTAGTTTCATACAACATGCACGTAGGTCCCGCGGCTACGGCATGGAGAACAATTTGTAATCCATCAGTACTGTCGCGTTACTTGGACATATAACCTGACATGAATTGTTCTGAGAGTAGGGTCTTATGTAACGCTTGTTATGATTAAACTACATAGtccattctttttttctttttttgggtgaaaactACATAGTCCTTTTCATGCCACCGAGCAAGACAAGTCCCAACCTAAGTTTTCTACAGTTTCACAACATTCATAAAAGCAGGTCCAGATCTCGTGTGCATATTGTAAGAGGGAGGCGGCCtcataattatataaatatttctttttgtcattattattttttcaatcaGGGGCTATTGAAGATAAGTGAAGACGGAACAGTAGAACTATTGACAGATGAGGCCGAGggtataaaattcaaaataacaaacGGCGTAGATGTAGCACAAGATGGCATGCTTTACTTCACAGATGCTTCACACAAATACAGCTTAAAAGACGTCGCCTCGGATCTTTTAGGGGGCAGACCCCATGGCAGATTGATGAGCTACAACCCAACAACCAAAGAGACCAAAGTTCTGGTCCACAACCTCTACTTTGCCAACGGAGTAGCAGTCTCTCCAGATCAAAACTTTGTTGTCTTCTGTGAAACTGTCATGTAAGTTCTTAGAACATAAAgacttctgtttttttttatttttttttattttataaatctgAAAGTATGGACAAAGTTTTTTTACTGCCTTAAATGGTTAATATTGCAGGATAAGGTGTAGAAAATACTATCTACAAGGCAGTAAAAAAGGGAGTGTAGAAAATTTTATTGACCATTTGCCAGGCATGCCTGATAATATCAGATATGATGGGGAAGGCCAGTACTGGATTGCATTGACCACGGTGatcttcattttctctctgttttccgAAAAATCACATCAGTTGTTCTGTTTTGAATGGAACAAggatgcatttttttttcatgggTTATTGACATTTTGTATGCCAAATTGGCAGGAGGTTACACCATACTGGGATCTAGCACTTAGATATCCTTTTATTCGAAAGGTTCTGGTAATTGTGAAGCGGTATGCAGCAGGCAGACCGCATTTGGAGAAGAATGCTGGTGTGTTTGCTGTGAATTTAAATGGGGAACCCACTGCTCACTATTCTGATCCTGAGTTGGTTCTCATTACAAGTGGGATCAAGATTGGAAATTACCTCTATTGCGGTTCGACAGTTAATCCCTACATTATCCGCCTTGATGTCCATCAACATCCTGCACATCCCACTACATGAGCTATGGTGTACTATTTCCTGCTCCCTTGATATAATTTGCAACAAACATGCAATGCTAGTGTAGCTTCATTACAGAACCTTAAGCATACATAGATGCAATGGTATAGCTTGGTTTGTTAAATTTTTCCTTTCGTACAATAGATAAGGAGCCAACAAGTTACCTTCCAATTACATTTGTTACAGCTTGTTCAAGAAAGGTTCCCCAAGGCCTTTGCTTcttaaaaattagaaggaaaaaaaaagcgTATAGCCGTCTGGCtatatatttcattaaaaatattgggaaaaacagagtatagtcGGCTGGCTATACgatttctttaaataaaaattaaaaaaggataGCTATagtatttattattatttttaaatggaaaaaactgagtatagcaacttggctatactatttcttttaataaaatttgaaaaaattgagtaTGGCCGCGgttatactatttctttaaaataaattagacaAATTGAGTATATCGTGCGGCTATAGTATAGCAGGTCTGCTATattgtttaattaaaaaaaaagaaaaaggaccaTCCAAGTTGCATTAGTTaatactttatagatatttctttttttaaaattagaaaaattagactataaattgtaaaaaacagagtataaccgggcggctatactatttaaaaaaaattggaaaaaaaaacagagtatagccgaacggctatactatatatatatatatattttaaattgcaAACCCCGCGtacagccgagcggctatactatttcatttaaaaaattggaaaagacAAAGTATAGCTTGCGGGgaatactatttctttaaataaaattgaaaaagggGGTACAGCTAGCCATGCGGATAtactatatatttttaaaaaaaattaaaaaaatggtgtatcgccgaccggctatactctttcttttaaaaaaaattaggaaagaCAAAGTATACTGCCAggtaggcctcatcatttggcccacGGGCTCATGGGCCGATGGGGTCCTGCCCAGCCCATCGAAAAAAAGGCTGGCCGAACccgttatgggctttgagatggcccgACCGGCCTTGGGCCAggctaggcttgggcttgggtgtctgaagcccggcccgattaagcccaagaaaacCCGACCCAGCCCGCCACAAAATTCCGGCCTGTTaggcccgcatacatatataattatgtataaataagagtttaggtttatgattatatcacttaaatcacatatataatttgtttcatttcatttacttttctttactcattcctagtttataattggatgattagcacattaatttgtgtcaattattaattcaagaattatatatatataagattaggggtgggcacggtccGGATTGGTTCGGTTTTTCTCTCAAACCACAGCTGAaccaataagaaaataacggtccggtttggttcggatTAGCCTAAAATCATAATGGAAACCGAACCAATCCAAACCACTTGTAATCGGTTTGGTTCGGATTGGTTCGGCCGGTTTGTGCCTAACACAAAACCATGCATTTTTCAACC
Above is a genomic segment from Prunus dulcis chromosome 7, ALMONDv2, whole genome shotgun sequence containing:
- the LOC117634129 gene encoding protein STRICTOSIDINE SYNTHASE-LIKE 5-like — translated: MSNSSDSPSPTQLSHHTHPIRTTKTSSSSSLSWPSAFLIFSVLGPLAIALLIYQLDSFDPAPLPLHELTQRVAVAPTRNAHMLKGSEFVGAGALVAPEDVAYDSKSGLIYTGCADGWVKRVTLNESAADSVVENWIFTGGRPLGLAHSHENEVFVADAEKGLLKISEDGTVELLTDEAEGIKFKITNGVDVAQDGMLYFTDASHKYSLKDVASDLLGGRPHGRLMSYNPTTKETKVLVHNLYFANGVAVSPDQNFVVFCETVMIRCRKYYLQGSKKGSVENFIDHLPGMPDNIRYDGEGQYWIALTTEVTPYWDLALRYPFIRKVLVIVKRYAAGRPHLEKNAGVFAVNLNGEPTAHYSDPELVLITSGIKIGNYLYCGSTVNPYIIRLDVHQHPAHPTT